The nucleotide sequence CCTAGAGTAGAAAGAACTATTTTTTCTCCGTTTAATATAAGCTCTTTTTGTTGCTCATATACTTCCTGCAAAAGTGATATACATCAAAATACATTTTTGATATGCTGACCAACAGAAAATAAATCAGGACTAAAGGAGCATGGTTCTACAAAACAACGAAGCAAAATCAGGACTAAAAACTCAATGTCAAATAAAACAGAATACTGTATATGGGGAAAGAACGATACATTCATCTATAACTAGCTAAATGGAGGCAAGAGATTTGAGAAGGTTCAGCAGTAAGATGGAATACCTTTTGCTTGATTTTCTGCGAAGCACCAGGATCCTTCTTGTTTATAATCTCATAGGAGACAAAAATAACGTCTTTCAAGGGCCGTGGAGTTTCCTCAACCTTTCCAGCAAGGAACATGCATACAGTTGCAATGGTCTGTAGAAATAACATAAAGAGAGAGCTCAGTAAAGATAAGTACTTTTTCCACTCTAGAAGAAATAAATCAGTAccaacaatcacaaatcaaagaaaaatctcTACCAAAGTGACAGTAAAACTATCAGTGAGAATAGACTAGTGAGCTATCTATAACTACCAAGAAAAATGGCAAGGAGATGGAGCCAATATATAAGAGAATACCAAGGAGCCACGACATTTCAATACCTTGAATTCTATGCTAGCCAGACTACAGCATAGTGGTTTTACAACACAGACAAAAGTCATTTTATTTAAGCATTCAACATGTTCAGGTGCAAAACAATAAACTCACCCTTCTGTCATTCTTTGCATGTGACTGGCGAAAGAAGAATCGATGACAGAAGATTATCGCTGTAGCTATTGTAACCTGGGGACTGATTGGAAAACTATATCAGCCACTTtccaagataagaaaaaaaaaactgaaagctttgaaaaatgcaaaaaccATGACTACAACGACAGGAAGTAAAATTCAGACAGTGTGGCAGTAATTTTTTCACCACTAATAACTGTctctttttttgtaatcatgtcaaagaaagaaacattgagataacataaacaaaacttcAACAACTTTCTGTTGGAAGGTGCTAGAACTAATATCAGTACAAAGGTATGCCTAAAACCATCAGCAGCAAATCAAATTCCAATTATATAAAACCTACTGTATATGTAAAGGGGAAACTATTATCAGTAGACAATGTTGATGGGACGGGTTGGACAAATGATCATGTCAAGAAAGACAAAGCCAGCATGAAGCAGTTAAATGGAAAATGCACATAAAGGAATCTAGGATGAGGTTAAAAAAGAACTTACACTTTCAATCTCATGCCCAAGTCCTGCAAAAACGTACAGTAGGATTTGCGGAGGTATGTTTCCTTCTTTAAGTCAATACCATCCAACCTTGACGGTGAATTCTCTTCTATTTCTTTCCTTCCAAAATACCAGCGGGAAACCTCTTCTTGCTTTTCATGAGAATTCCTAGAGTGTGATGAAACTCCACTCTCACTGTAAGAACATTCCCCAGCTAGTACTCCAGCCATTAGTCtcttctaaaaccaaaaactctCCCAACCTAACAAAAGCAGAGAACCAAAACGTGCATCACTTTACAATAGAAATAAGCCTGAAACTCAACACTAGAAAAGACACAAATCTAGAAATCAATTGATTCCCCAGGAAACGAAGCTATCATCTTTAAGACAGATACACTCAAGGACAGGAATCAACTGAGATTTCAACAGATACACAGAAGGGTACACAGAGGAGATACTGATTTATGAATAGTGTCATGGCTCCACTTTACAATGTTTTAGTAAAGCAGAGAAGCAAAATTCGCATTACTTTATAACCGTCTGCCCAACCTAGCAAAAGCAAAGATCCAAAACGGGGCATCTCTATACAATGGGTAATAAGCCTGATACTCGACACTAGATAGGatacaaataaaaagatcataaaacaaaagtagataGCTATGATCTTCCTACTTGTATTCGAACTTCAGCTTTTGAATAACAATGTGAAATCTTACAAGCAATTAGAAAACTCCAAGAAGAGGAATCAACTGAGATTTCAAACAGATACACGGAAGGGCCACAAAGGGGAAGAGACTGATTCGTCAATAGTGACACACAACCACATAGTATTAACGAGAGTCAAAAGGggataaaaaaaacttctacAAGCTATGAACATGAATCATGGAAACGATGAAACCTTTACGAATTGCAAATCATGCAATCGAACTTATCGGGACAACTTGATTAGGCAAAAATATCATTGACCATCAGATACATTCGAtcaaaaatcccaaattttgCTCAAAACACGAAACGAGACCTAGAAAATTAGTAATTGGGACCGGAAAAAACAGATCCAAAGGGTTTGTAGAGGAATTAACCGAAAGGTTGGAAATTTTCAATTGACGGtggagaagaaagacaaaaaaaaaaaacaaatcgagaGAATAGAGAAATCAAGGAGAATCCAAAACAGTAATCGAACGAGGGAAACAGAAAAAAGATGGATACTTTACCTTACCCTGCAACGAAATTAACTTCTCAAGTCGCGaattgcagaagaagaagaagaagaataacgcGTGAAATTGaacaaaccctaaccctagagAGTCTCGCGAGagaaaaacgaaagagaaagaagaagaagaagaaaaaagggatATCTCAAGTACTCTAAAAGAGTTCTGACCAGATTCACTTTTTTGCCTTTTTCAcattaaaactaataataaattaaagaattgttatttttcttcttttaattcattaatcttgacatttttttaatgcgataataataataaaaaggataATGAGATATTATGAAATACAAAACAAGaggtaaaaataaatattaatataataatttatatactatTATCTATGGGTTTGATGGTAGGAAATTTTTCTCAAgacaaaataagattaattttttttaattaaaatgtgacaattataatacattaataatgtgcattttattatttattaattataataacattcAACTATGAATTTAGTTTAAATAAGTAATAGTATGAACGTTccgaatttgttaaaaaaaacactaaattgatatttattttgaatattcttaaaataaacaaagtcaTTGCATTTTACCAAAGAGGGGTTTACGTCAAGGCGACCCTCTTTCTCgctatttgtttattttttgtacaGAGGTTCTGATTGCTAATATTAAAAAGGTTGAACGGGAGAAGAGACTTACGGGAATATCGATTGCTCGGGATTGCCCTTTGATctcgcatttgttgtttgcggatgatagtcttttcttttgtaaggcGGAGGAGTCTGAATGCAGAGTGGTTATGTATATTATAGATAACTATGGAAAAGCGTCGGGCCAAGAGGTAAATTTAGAGAAATCATCCATTATGTTCGGTAAGAAAGTTCCGCTGGATGTTAGGTCTCGGATAAAAACAGTTATTGGAATTTCCCGAGAGGGTGGTATGGGTTCTTACTTGGGTATCCCTGAAAATATTCAGGGCTCAAGGACTAAAGTTTTTAGTTATGTGAATGACCGCTTGGATGAGCGAGTTAATGGCTGGTCGGCGAAGATTTATCAAAAGGGGTAAAGAAATTATGATCAAATCAGTTGCGTTAGCTCTTCCGACTCATGTTATGTCATGTTACAAATTGCCACAGGCATTAACGTCCAAACTTACGGGAGCTATATCAAATTTCTGGTGGAAGTCTAATGATAAAGCTAGAGGTATGCATTGGATAGCTTGGGACAAGATGTGTCTAGATAAATGCGATGGAGGTTTGGGATTCCGTGCCCTGGAAGAATTTAATGATGCAATGCTAGCAAAGCAGTATTGGAGGTTGATCCATTACCCGAATTCTttaatggctcgggtgatgcgcggcagatattttaggaaaaaacatCCTTTGATGGCGACTAAACCTTACTCTCCATCCTTTGcgtggaggagtattttttcGACTAAGGGATTAGTGGAACAAGGGGCAAGGTGGGTAGTAGGATCGGGCCGTGATATTTCGGTATGGAGGGATCCTTGGATTCCGGATCATCAGCCAAGACCAGCAAATGGTCGGGGGAGAGTTCTACTTCCTAATCTGCGGGTCTACCACCTTATTAATCCTCATACATTGGACTGGCATTTGCCTACTCTTCAGAAGTTTGTGGATCCGGAGGATATTCCGCTCATACGGAGTATGGCGGTCAGTAAGTCTTTGAGGCCGGATAGACTGGTTTGGCATTATTCTAAGTCCGGTAAGTATTCAGTGAGATCTGGTTACAAATTAGCTCGGGAATTACAAAAGGTTGTCGAATACGGGCCAACGTGCACAGTTTTGCGGGCACAAGCTTGGAAACTTGAGGTTCCCTCAAAGgtgcaacattttttctggcaggtgGCGTCTGGGTCCCTTCCTGTGAAGGAACGGATTGCTCATAGGGGTATCCGGTGTGATGTTACGTGTCAACGGTGTGGCTCTGTGGTAGAGACTATcaatcatgctctttttgagtgtgAACGTTCGTGTATGGTTTGGGAATTATCTCCAGTCCAGTCGTCCTTGACTGGCTTCCCTTTTGGATCCGTGTTTTCAAATCTAGATTTCCTATATTCCAATACCTTCTCTCATTCGGGGGGCCCTGGCATTGGTTATTTGTTGCCTTGGGTTTTGTGGACTATTTGGAAAGATCGGAATAAGAAGGTCTTTCAAGGGACTGAGGCAGAGCCAAATGATATTATTAATCAGGCGTTAACTGATAAGCTACTTTGGGAGGAGGCCAAGTCTGGTTCTGCGAACTACATAGCTCATCAGTTTTCTATGGAGGAAAGAAATTCTTTGACCCGTTGCCAGGTTGACGGTTCCTGGAAAGGTTCGGATCCGTTAGAAGGCCTTGGATGGTGTTATGGTAATAATGATAATAGGACATTTCTTATGGGAGCTTGCAGTTTGCAACGTAGTCCCTCTTCTCTACATTCGGAGTTTCACGCCTTGTTATGGGCTATGGAGTCCCTTCGGGCGGTGGGAATAGACTGTCCCATTTTTGAGTCAGATAGCTCTGAGTTGGTGGCGATGCTCCAGACACCCGACGATTGGCCAGCATTTTCACATTTGCTAGAAGACTTCCAAGACCTCAGAGCTTCATTTCCCTCTTTTACTCTGACAAAGATTCCGAGGACGACTAATGTGCGAGCAGACTGTCTGGCCCGTTCTTCACGATCTTTAGcatctgaaatttcttttgtaaactcttctcCTCCAATTTGGGCAACCAATTTGGGGttaccttttaatttatttaaatgtatggttgaaaaaaaaacaaaatcattgcaATTCTTGTTTGTATCCTTTCAATACTtgccatgattttttttactttggttcCAAATTTATTGCATTTTCTTAACTTTAGTTATAACAttgataaatttgatttttgcgGCACTGATTGGATCATCAGCTGAAACACCtttaatttacaaacaaaacagaaaaaaaaaatgataagttgaaaaggggattgaaaataaacaatgtagttaaaacttaaaaagaaacacaaacttGAGTTCTGTCACAATTCTTCATAAatttatacaataaaaataaaataaaacagacTATAAAGACAGGAGACTTTCAAAGTGTTCCGGTGAGAAAAGGACTTGACATACACATTGCTCTTCACTTGAATGATTGCACCCAAACTTTTCAAATCCTTTAAGTTCAACCCTTCTGATTAACTTCACGCCTCCTTTGTTATAGTAGTAAATGTACAATGGCTCATGCTTGGGAGGAAACTTTAGCGGACCTATAACGACCTCGTAGCTTTTGTTCACCCCTAAGATTTTTAACTCAATATTCCCGGACAAATGCAACAACAAAGGGTGGACAGTTAGTCCTTTCCTATACCAGTGGCGTTTTTTGTCAAAGTCATCTAGAATCCACAAATCAAAACTACCGGGAGGAGCACGTGGTAAGGGCCTAACCCCGGCTACCCTCCCATTGAAGTTGATCAATGATCCATGTTTTATGACCGGCCAATATGTGTTGATCGAACCTATGCACTCACCTCTAACgttaaaacgaaaaataaaaaatctcttCTCTTGTCTCAAGGTAGTCGACACACCGTAATACACCATCCCATTAATGCATATTCCATTTGTTAGAACTGTATAACGCGGGATTTTTCTACCTTTGATGCTTCTCCATGAAAGATTTCCTCCTCCAATTGTTAAAACCATGTGCTCTTGACAAGGTTGGCCATGCCAAGACGTGCTACACAATGCTTTGTATACATTACCAACAGGATCATATCCcaagaacatatatatgtgCTCTCTTGTACCACTAGAAGCTTTGATATCCGGCAATGTTATGACTTCTCTAgtgctagggttacatatcGTGAACCGACCTGGATCTGAAGGATGTGACAAACCGAACAATCCATGGATGGAAGAGCAATGAACAAGGTCCACAGGGAAACCGGACAGTGTCATTTCGGGATATGTATGCAAAGAAGTATAACGAATAGGGTTCTGCCGGCAACTGCGTATTTTCATTGGAAGATTGGTAACCAAAGAAGTAGTTGGTAcctttgtttctttgtgtgaAGTCGATAAGAGGATTACACGGTTCTCAGTAATACGAACAGCGACTAGAAACCGTGACCGAGTCTGGGACATTGAGCAGAACGAATCGATGAAAACTTGGTTTTGGATGATGGATATCCATTCCTTGGATACACATTGGAACCTTTTAAGAGATTTAGCCGGCAATCTCTTCAGAATCTCAATCGTCAGATCAAGAGGGATATAAAGAGCTAAGTTGCTGATTGAGCCGCTACATACACCATCCTCACCTCTCATGTCAACCTTCTTGTCTTGCTTTTCATGAGAATTCCTTGAGTGTGATGAAACTCCACTCTCACTGTAAGAACATTCCCCAGCTAGTACTCCAGCCATTAGTCtcttctaaaaccaaaaattgtcCTAACCTAACAAAAGCAGAGAACCAAAATGTGTATCACTTCACAATAGTAATAaacctgaaactcaaaactAGATAGGACACAAATAAAGATATCCTTAAAAAACCAGATCGATTCCACAGCAAACCGAAGCTATGATCTTTATAATCGCATTAAAACTGTATTACTGTAGCTTTAAACAACGTAATATTATAAGCAATTAGAAAACTCTAAGAACAGGAATCAACAGAGACTTCAACAGATACACAGACAGAAGAGTACAAAGGGGAAGATACTGATTCATGAATAGTGTCATGGCTTCACTTTACAATGTTTAGTAAAGCAGAGAAGCAAAATCTGCTTCACTTTATAACCATCTGACAAACctaacaaaagaagagaaccaAAATGGGGCATCTCTTTACAATTGTAATAAGCCTAATACTTGACACTAGATagaatacaaataaaaagatcataAGACAAAAGTAAATAGCTATGATCTTTTATACTTGCATTCGAACTTCAGCGTTGAATAACAAAATGTGTAATCTTACAAGCGATTAGAAAACTCGAAGAACTGAGAGTTCAAACAGATACCCGGAAAGGCACAAAGGGGAAGAGACTGATTCGTCAACAATAGTGACATGGCTTTAATGAAAACATAACCACATAGTCTAAACGAGAATCAAAAGGGGATAAAAATCTTCTACAAGCCATGGACATGAATCAATTATGCAAACAATGAACCTTTACGAATTTCAAATCATGGAATCGAACTTGATTTAGGCTGCCCATCAAATACATTCGAtcaaaaatcccaaattttgCTCAAAACACAAAACGAGACCTagaaaattttagtaattaagacaaaaaaaaaaaaaaaaaaaaaaNNNNNNNNNNNNNNNNNNNNNNNNNNNAAGGTTGGAAATTTCGTTGAGAAATTTAATTGAcagcggagaagaagaaaacaaaaacaaaaacaaaaatcgagaaaatagagaaatcaacGAGAATCCAAGACAGTAATCGAacgaaggaaacaaacaaaaaaagttagataCTTTACCTTACCCTGCAACGAAATCAACTTCTCCAGTTTCGAATTGCAGAAGACGAAGAACAACAACGCGTGAAATTGAACAAGCCCTTTGGATCTAAAGAGTTTCACTTCAAGACCAGtttggcttcttttttttttcctttcttttttagacaactgttttgtttatgctatctaattatataaagttttcaGAGTTAATCAATAACAGTATCATGACATGTGTCCAAGTATGCTAATAAGATGTTAACCTGtgtcaaaaaatattatttttcaaaacagataataacataaaaaattattcttttccAGACAGTTAATTATGGTAATAAcagaaaatttacattttttatattttttaaaaatttcctaaaaatcaaaaaaaaaaattaacaaaactaatatattttctattgtaaactaattatattatatgtgttttttcaattagattttgacatttataaacaaaagaaaaattcattaAGCATGTGtattattagtattaattaagaaatagtgaataacaaatttaaaaaataacataagttatgtcaaaagaattattatttttgaaacgtaataggAACGTctaataagaaaataacattatatctacataaaatttatatggttttaaaatgtgttttgtgcaaaaaaaccttccaaggaatttttttttgcaagaaaacccTCAATTTCAAATCAATGCAAGTCAATACTGCAATCTCAAAAATCACCCGTAATATAACCCTTTTCTGTATTGATGACGTGGCAATTTAAAAATCTTGTCgttttcaatacaaaaaaatggcaaaacatttgagatttatttattatttttttttggtcaactggTATTATTATTGATAAACTTGGTTCTAAGGTAGAATACAAAGTGGAATACTAGGCCCAAAAGACGGGAGGCTTAAGCTCGCAGACGACATTTATGTCCCAGAGGCCCAAGGTAGCATttgagatttatttattttaaataaaaaactgaaaaaaatatatttgttcgtctcttttttttttttgatcaaaatattTGTTCGTCCTCTAATATCATTTCTTTGGGCAGAGATCCTCCATTTCTGACTAACAATGAACCCGATCAGAGGTAGAAATGAGAGACCCACGCATTTTGTTCCTTCTTTTTTGCTTCAATTAAGGTTGAATTTGTGTAACCTTTATACacgaaaatattaaaactgaaaCTTTGTGAGATTCAGATGATTTGTGACGATGATATTAGTTGCAGGAGCATCGAGAGAGATTCGTTAAAACCAAAGAGAACTCAAATTCAAATGAAATCTAAGactaaaactcaaatctgaAACATTGGTGATCAGATTCGTTATTTGTGAGCGAATGTGATTTGATAAGTAGAGAAAACACATGTTAAAGGCTCAAATCTGAAACCTCTAATCATGAAACAGAAccaaaacttttattaaaatcaaatataatcaaactcaaAACTGAAACTTGTTTCTTCTTAACTATCCCACTAACAGACTAACATTGCataaaagaaactgaaacataatctcaaaattaaaacaaaactgaaacatAATCTCAAttcacactaaaaaaaaaacctgcaaTCGTTGGGTGGGtaaaggagaagaggagagaaaggACTGTGGAGAAGAGGCAGAAATTGGGAGTGTGGTTCCTTGATGTCGAAGACCTGGACAGTGCCGGAGAGATCGCAGGCGGCGAAAAGGTACACCGTTGGAACGGAAACAGACGGAGGAGACAACATCACGGAAGGAGAAACGGcgggaggaggaaagagagagtgagacagAGGCGGAGTGAGCGACGGCCAAGGAGTGTGAGGGTGGAGATAGAGAAAGTCAAGGCGAAGATGGAGGAGACAAGAGAAGAgcttttttaaaagaaaaaaattattaaaaataaatctcaaAAGCTTTgccacttttttgttttcaaaacagCAAGATTTTCGAATTGCCACGTCATCGATACAGAGAAGGGTTATATTGCGGGTGACTTTTGAGATTGCAGTATTGACTTGTATTTATATGAAGTGAAgggttttcttgcaaaaaaaattacttggagggtttttttgcacaaaaccctttt is from Camelina sativa cultivar DH55 chromosome 20, Cs, whole genome shotgun sequence and encodes:
- the LOC104771720 gene encoding F-box protein At1g30790-like encodes the protein MAGVLAGECSYSESGVSSHSRNSHEKQDKKVDMRGEDGVCSGSISNLALYIPLDLTIEILKRLPAKSLKRFQCVSKEWISIIQNQVFIDSFCSMSQTRSRFLVAVRITENRVILLSTSHKETKVPTTSLVTNLPMKIRSCRQNPIRYTSLHTYPEMTLSGFPVDLVHCSSIHGLFGLSHPSDPGRFTICNPSTREVITLPDIKASSGTREHIYMFLGYDPVGNVYKALCSTSWHGQPCQEHMVLTIGGGNLSWRSIKGRKIPRYTVLTNGICINGMVYYGVSTTLRQEKRFFIFRFNVRGECIGSINTYWPVIKHGSLINFNGRVAGVRPLPRAPPGSFDLWILDDFDKKRHWYRKGLTVHPLLLHLSGNIELKILGVNKSYEVVIGPLKFPPKHEPLYIYYYNKGGVKLIRRVELKGFEKFGCNHSSEEQCVCQVLFSPEHFESLLSL